The genomic window CCCGCAGCAGGAGGTGGCGGCCGAGGAAGAAGAGGGTGAAGGCGATGGCGAGGCCGAGGACCAGGACCAGGGAGATGCGGGCGGCTGTGGccacccccccaacccccccgcCCGGCGCCAGCGTCACgttcatcttcctcctcctcctcctcttcctcctcctcctcccgggAGCCGAGTGTGGCAGTGACAGACGGGGAGGGTTTAAGGCTcagccctgcccacccccccGGGCAGGGGAAGCGGCTTTGCCCCCGCCCCGTGGTGCTAAGGAGGGGGGGACCCCGCCGGACAGGGGGAttgcctccccctcctctcctcccctcccctgggGGGGGGTCTGTCCCACTCGGGGGGGTCTGTCCCACTCGGGGTATCACTGCATCCTCCCCACGGCCTGGGGacccccccagctctgtgctggggccgcaggagggagcagcagaaaggagaaaaatgtttatttttaatcccAGAGGAAGGtgggagctgagccctggggcCAGGGGGGTGACAAGGGACAAAGCCAGCACTGAGTCAGCTGGAAAATGGCCCCGATCCAGCCAGGACATCATCCCCACACCAACCACCAGCTCCTGAGCCAAACTGGGAGCCACCAAACCAGTTCCTCAGGATGGGAGCATCCCCCAGGGTGACACCAACCCCCAATTAAACGTCCAGGCCCAGCCCAGGTCCCTCGCTGAGGCTGTTTTTGGAAGGTGGGGTCCAAGCAGAGGGGGTCTGTGCCACCCCCACTCTGGGGTCCCTCAGAGAGCCAGCGTGTCCTTGATGAGCCTCCTCATGGTGGTGGTGACCGAGGTGCCCAGGGAGTCTGTGATCTGGTAGGAAATCTTGTAGAGGTAGGGCTGGACATCCTTCAGGCTGGTGTCAAAGACATTGTCCACCTCGGACTGGGTGGGCATTTTGGGGAGGTACTCGTGGCGATTCATCACCTCCACGATGTTGATGATTTTCTCACACAGCTTCTCCCCCACCTTCTCCCGGCAGATTTGCCTCTCCTGCTCGTTGGCCAGGTTCACCACGTTCACCTTGATGGTCCAAAGCTCCCAGGGGATGCACTCGTCAGAGAAAGGCCAACGGGATTTCTTCTTCTGGTAGAATTCCAGGGAGATTTGGCCCATCCCATCACTGCCAGAGCCCCGCAGAGCATCCTGAGGAGagagcagggctcagggggGGCTCTGAGCTCCCCCACGCAGGAGAGGACACAGAAATACTGAATGTTTGGGTTGGGACCTCAAAATCATCCTGTCcccccctgcctgtcccctcccaccagcccaggttgctccaagccccatccaacctgggcttcaATGCTTCCAAGTTGGACTTGGGGTTGgaacagaatcccagaatcatttgggttgggagggacctcagagctcatcaagtccaacccttgatccactccccccgtggttcccagcccatggcactcagtgccacatccaggctctttggaaagatctccagacacggagaatccactacttccctgggcattccagtgtctgatcaccctctctgcaaagaatcctttcctaatatccaacctaaacctcccctggcagagctgaagctctgccaggggaggtttaggttggatattaggaaaaaattctttagtccgagccctcttatcccactgatacctccccgaccccccctggctccaacctcctttcagggagttgcagagagtgatgaggtctcccctgagcctcctcttctccagcctcaacacccccagctccctcagcccttcctcacagcaattctgctggatcccttcacagcctccttgctcttctctggacctgctccagcacctcaagctccttcctgagctgaggggcccagaactggacacaggactcaagctgtggcctcaccagggctgagcacaggggcagaatcccttccctggacctgctggccacgctgttcctgagccagcccaggatgccattggccttcttggccacctgggcacactgctggctcctggtcaccttcctggcaatccagactcccagctccctttctgcccctctgtgcccagccatGGGGGTTGCTGTGGCCAAAAATCAGCCCTTCCCAACCCCAAAGATTCCCTTGGGGTGATTCCTCACCTTGAACTCCCCCACAGCCTTACGCAG from Calypte anna isolate BGI_N300 chromosome 33, bCalAnn1_v1.p, whole genome shotgun sequence includes these protein-coding regions:
- the ATG101 gene encoding autophagy-related protein 101; translated protein: MNCRAEVLEVSVEARQVEEAMLAVLHTVLLHRSTGKFHYKKEGTYSIGTVGTQDVDCDFIDFAYVRVSSEELDRALRKAVGEFKDALRGSGSDGMGQISLEFYQKKKSRWPFSDECIPWELWTIKVNVVNLANEQERQICREKVGEKLCEKIINIVEVMNRHEYLPKMPTQSEVDNVFDTSLKDVQPYLYKISYQITDSLGTSVTTTMRRLIKDTLAL